One Gordonia mangrovi genomic region harbors:
- a CDS encoding transglycosylase SLT domain-containing protein, with protein MSVVTTSRRRVRGIARARKSHALGAATLAIAAAVTAGSMTVDEPARAEQPIAQTAHTIDLGDSAQTPAAKSSTTTPEPTVAPAAAPTPQPAPAPAPKPVYPNNLDGWIREALDIMRANNIPGSYDAIHRNIMRESTGNPQAINLWDSNAAAGIPSKGLLQVIDPTFAAYHVKGTAFDVWNPVSNIVAACNYAAHRYGSMDNVNSAY; from the coding sequence ATGTCTGTAGTCACCACTTCGCGCCGCCGTGTCCGCGGCATCGCCCGTGCCCGCAAAAGCCACGCCCTGGGTGCCGCGACGCTCGCCATCGCCGCCGCGGTCACCGCGGGTTCGATGACCGTCGACGAGCCCGCCCGGGCCGAGCAGCCGATCGCGCAGACCGCGCACACCATCGATCTGGGCGACAGCGCTCAGACGCCTGCAGCGAAGTCCTCGACAACGACACCGGAACCGACGGTTGCACCGGCGGCAGCGCCCACCCCGCAGCCGGCGCCGGCGCCGGCGCCGAAACCGGTCTATCCGAACAACCTCGACGGGTGGATTCGCGAGGCGCTCGACATCATGCGGGCCAACAACATCCCGGGCAGCTACGACGCCATCCACCGCAACATCATGCGTGAGTCGACCGGCAACCCGCAGGCCATCAACCTGTGGGACTCCAACGCCGCCGCCGGCATCCCGTCCAAGGGGCTGCTGCAGGTGATCGACCCGACCTTCGCCGCCTACCACGTCAAGGGCACCGCGTTCGACGTCTGGAACCCGGTCTCCAACATCGTCGCGGCCTGCAACTACGCGGCGCATCGCTACGGCTCGATGGACAACGTCAACTCGGCGTACTGA